One genomic window of Trichlorobacter lovleyi includes the following:
- the cbiE gene encoding precorrin-6y C5,15-methyltransferase (decarboxylating) subunit CbiE yields MSQNTIYLIGSGIAGCEGLSARALEAIASAEVLVGRRRHLDRFPEFAGQKMELGELPPLLAFLQSTDKPVAVLATGDPNFFGTGRFLLRNLPKERLEIFANVTSMQYAFARIKEPWDDAIFLSVQGRGMGPSLDKIVAAEKACVLTDEINTPAAIARELISRGAEGYEAWVCEDLGMPTEKFTRTTIKGLLTLQHSELNILILIRIYEPNLTQYPLIGVDDEEFASIKKLFTRQEVRAVTLAKLKLQNDLVVWDIGAGSGSISIEASNLLPNGKLFAVEKNSHYVQLLKQNLDKFCARNVKLVEAYAPDGLDDLPDPDRVFIGGAGGNLEEIIEQVDRRLKMDGIIVINAVTLDTLTKSIEALEYHGYQVEVACINVSRTRPLTEFKMFEAHDPVYVISAWKTESH; encoded by the coding sequence ATGTCGCAGAACACTATCTATTTGATCGGGTCAGGGATTGCCGGCTGTGAGGGCTTAAGTGCCAGGGCGCTGGAGGCGATAGCGTCGGCAGAGGTGCTGGTGGGGAGACGGCGTCACCTCGACCGTTTTCCCGAGTTTGCCGGGCAGAAGATGGAGTTGGGGGAATTGCCGCCTTTGCTGGCCTTCCTGCAGTCCACGGACAAACCGGTGGCGGTACTGGCCACCGGTGACCCCAACTTCTTTGGTACCGGCCGCTTTCTGTTGCGCAACCTGCCCAAGGAGCGGCTTGAGATCTTTGCCAATGTGACCAGTATGCAGTACGCCTTTGCCCGGATCAAGGAGCCGTGGGACGATGCTATCTTTCTCTCGGTTCAGGGGCGCGGCATGGGACCTTCCCTTGACAAGATTGTTGCTGCTGAAAAGGCCTGTGTGCTGACTGACGAGATCAATACCCCGGCTGCCATTGCCCGTGAGCTGATCAGCCGAGGTGCTGAAGGGTATGAGGCCTGGGTCTGTGAAGATCTGGGCATGCCGACCGAAAAATTCACCCGTACCACCATCAAGGGGTTGTTGACCCTGCAGCATTCCGAGCTGAACATCCTGATCCTGATTCGCATCTATGAGCCCAACCTGACTCAATACCCGTTGATCGGCGTTGATGATGAGGAGTTTGCCTCAATCAAGAAGTTGTTTACCCGTCAGGAGGTGCGGGCCGTCACCCTGGCCAAACTCAAGCTGCAGAACGATCTGGTGGTCTGGGATATCGGTGCCGGTTCTGGCTCCATATCAATCGAGGCCTCAAATCTGCTGCCCAACGGCAAGTTGTTTGCTGTGGAAAAGAACAGTCATTATGTGCAGTTGTTGAAGCAGAACCTGGATAAGTTCTGTGCCCGCAACGTCAAGCTGGTGGAGGCCTATGCCCCGGACGGGCTGGATGACCTGCCGGACCCGGACCGGGTCTTTATCGGCGGGGCAGGTGGCAACCTGGAAGAGATCATTGAACAGGTTGACCGGCGTCTGAAAATGGATGGTATCATTGTCATTAATGCCGTGACCCTCGATACGCTGACCAAGAGCATTGAGGCGCTTGAGTACCACGGCTATCAGGTGGAAGTGGCCTGTATCAACGTCTCCCGTACCCGCCCCCTGACTGAGTTCAAGATGTTTGAGGCCCATGACCCGGTCTACGTCATCTCTGCCTGGAAGACGGAATCGCATTAA
- a CDS encoding ribonuclease J: MNSDNKETAMVYSGGEQGGKEEATQAYKAVRREASDEANAAPRSNTPLRIVALGGLGEIGINCMAYEYGDDLILVDAGLMFPDADMPGVDYVIPDFSWLRERPDKLRGIILTHGHEDHIGALPFLLREFPAPIYGTALTLGILEGKLLEYKVEADLNPVQPRDTVTLGCFQVEFIRVAHSVVDGCALAIRSPEGVVIHTGDFKLDQTPVDGEVTDLATFARYGEQGVLALLSDSTNVEREGYTISERYVGEALSDLFPKCKGRIIVAAFSSNIHRVQQVADVAAASGRKVLLNGRSMIANVRIARQLGYLKINDDLLMDIRELPHIPREQVCMITTGSQGEPLSALSRIAMDDHKQIKLEKGDTVILSSRYIPGNERTISELINHLYRRGADVHHEKVSEVHVSGHASQEELKLMMNITRPRFFLPIHGEYRHLVLHRRLAMKVGIPEERCLLAVNGEVVSFYNDTACIEETVETGRVFVDGKGVGDVGEVVLKDRRHLSEDGMVLVILGVNQHTGEFIYGPEIVSRGFVFEDESQAYLQTAREMVREALKELSVEFLADRDEVRQIVRQTLKRFFKKSIERRPMVLPVILEM, encoded by the coding sequence ATGAATTCTGACAATAAAGAAACGGCAATGGTGTACTCGGGCGGCGAGCAAGGCGGCAAGGAAGAGGCGACGCAGGCGTACAAAGCAGTACGTCGAGAAGCCTCTGACGAAGCCAACGCTGCTCCCCGTTCGAATACACCGTTGCGGATAGTGGCATTGGGCGGCCTGGGTGAAATCGGCATTAACTGCATGGCCTACGAGTACGGTGACGACCTGATCCTGGTGGATGCCGGCCTGATGTTCCCCGATGCCGACATGCCGGGTGTGGATTATGTCATCCCTGATTTCAGCTGGTTGAGGGAACGGCCTGATAAGCTGCGCGGGATCATCTTGACCCATGGCCATGAGGATCATATCGGCGCCCTGCCGTTCCTGCTGCGTGAATTTCCGGCCCCGATCTACGGCACCGCCCTGACCCTGGGCATTCTGGAAGGCAAGCTGCTGGAATACAAGGTCGAGGCAGACCTGAATCCGGTTCAGCCCCGCGACACCGTCACCCTGGGCTGCTTTCAGGTCGAATTCATCCGGGTCGCCCACTCGGTGGTGGATGGCTGCGCCCTGGCGATCCGCTCACCGGAAGGGGTGGTGATCCATACCGGCGACTTCAAGCTTGATCAGACCCCGGTGGATGGCGAGGTAACCGATCTGGCCACCTTTGCCCGCTACGGCGAGCAGGGCGTCCTGGCGTTGCTGTCCGACTCTACCAATGTGGAGCGCGAAGGGTACACCATCTCTGAGCGTTATGTCGGGGAGGCCCTGTCCGACCTGTTCCCCAAATGCAAGGGCAGGATCATTGTGGCTGCCTTTTCCAGCAACATCCATCGCGTCCAGCAGGTGGCCGACGTGGCTGCTGCCAGTGGCCGCAAGGTCCTGTTGAACGGGCGTTCCATGATCGCCAACGTCAGGATCGCCCGCCAGCTGGGCTACCTGAAGATCAATGACGACCTGTTGATGGACATTCGCGAACTGCCCCACATCCCCCGCGAACAGGTCTGCATGATCACCACCGGCAGCCAGGGGGAACCGCTCTCGGCCCTCTCCCGGATCGCCATGGATGACCACAAACAGATCAAGCTGGAAAAGGGTGACACCGTCATCCTCTCCTCCCGTTACATCCCCGGCAACGAACGGACCATCTCGGAGCTGATCAACCACCTCTACCGCCGTGGCGCCGACGTGCACCACGAAAAGGTCTCCGAGGTGCATGTCTCCGGCCACGCCAGCCAGGAAGAGCTGAAGCTGATGATGAACATCACCCGGCCCCGCTTTTTTCTGCCGATCCACGGCGAGTACCGCCACCTGGTGTTGCACCGCCGTCTGGCCATGAAGGTGGGGATACCGGAAGAACGCTGCCTGCTGGCGGTCAACGGCGAGGTGGTCAGTTTCTACAATGATACCGCCTGCATTGAAGAAACCGTGGAGACCGGCCGGGTCTTTGTGGATGGCAAAGGGGTTGGCGATGTGGGCGAGGTGGTGCTGAAGGACCGACGCCACCTCTCTGAGGATGGCATGGTACTGGTGATCCTGGGGGTCAACCAGCACACCGGCGAATTCATCTACGGCCCGGAGATCGTCTCACGGGGCTTTGTGTTTGAGGATGAAAGCCAGGCCTACCTGCAGACCGCCAGGGAGATGGTCCGGGAGGCCCTGAAAGAGTTGAGCGTTGAATTCCTGGCTGACCGGGATGAGGTGCGCCAGATCGTACGTCAGACCCTGAAACGGTTCTTCAAGAAGAGTATTGAGCGCCGCCCGATGGTGCTGCCGGTGATATTGGAGATGTAA
- a CDS encoding fatty acid--CoA ligase, with amino-acid sequence MPDALIMRTPSAYDYPLLIKNLLFCPVVDAPEQEIVYRNHRFSYRDLRQRVAKLANALTSLGVKPGDTVAVMDWDSHRYLECFFAVPMIGAVLHTINVRLSPEQILYTIDHAEDDVLLVNSEFLPILEQIRGRMDTVKSFVLLNDEPAVPESHIPFAGEYEALLAAASDQFSFADFDENTRATTFYTTGTTGMPKGVYFSHRQLVLHTLGVLAVLGSSVSHGGFNRQDVYMPITPMFHVHAWGLPYVATMLGVKQVYPGRYLPDHLLELIDREKVTFSHCVPTILHMLLKHPHAGRMDLSGWKVIIGGAAMSRALCLDALQRGIDLFTGYGMSETCPILTISHLTPEMLELSAEEQAVIRCKTGRALPLVDLKIVDSTRQEQPRDGKSAGEIVVRAPWLTQGYLKDHKASERLWEGGYLHTGDVAVRDEAGYVRITDRTKDVLKVSGEWVSSLELEDIIAHHPGVAEVAVIGQPDEKWGERPLALVVAKPDNAVTEKELTHLVREYADKGVVTKQVVLLKVKLVEAIDKTSVGKVNKVALREKYL; translated from the coding sequence ATGCCCGATGCGCTGATCATGCGTACCCCTTCTGCCTATGACTATCCGCTATTGATCAAGAATCTGCTGTTCTGCCCGGTGGTAGATGCGCCGGAACAGGAAATTGTCTACCGCAATCATCGCTTCAGCTATCGCGACCTGCGGCAGCGGGTGGCGAAACTGGCCAATGCCCTGACCTCCCTCGGCGTCAAGCCGGGTGATACCGTGGCGGTGATGGACTGGGATTCCCACCGTTACCTGGAATGCTTCTTTGCCGTGCCGATGATCGGTGCCGTACTGCACACCATCAACGTCAGGCTCTCGCCGGAGCAGATCCTCTACACCATTGACCATGCCGAAGATGACGTGCTGCTGGTCAACAGTGAGTTTCTGCCGATTCTGGAGCAGATCCGCGGCAGGATGGATACGGTCAAGAGCTTTGTACTGCTGAATGATGAACCGGCTGTGCCTGAAAGCCACATCCCCTTTGCCGGTGAATACGAGGCGTTGCTGGCAGCAGCCTCAGATCAGTTCAGCTTTGCGGATTTTGATGAGAATACCCGCGCCACCACCTTTTACACCACCGGTACCACCGGCATGCCAAAGGGGGTCTACTTCAGTCATCGCCAGCTGGTGCTGCACACCCTGGGGGTGCTTGCGGTGCTGGGATCGTCGGTCAGCCACGGCGGCTTCAACCGCCAGGATGTCTACATGCCGATCACCCCGATGTTCCATGTCCATGCCTGGGGGCTGCCGTACGTGGCCACCATGCTGGGGGTCAAACAGGTCTACCCTGGCCGCTATCTGCCGGATCACCTGCTGGAGCTGATTGACAGGGAAAAGGTCACCTTCTCCCACTGCGTCCCCACCATCCTACATATGCTGTTGAAACATCCCCATGCCGGAAGGATGGACCTGTCCGGCTGGAAGGTGATTATCGGCGGGGCAGCCATGTCGCGGGCACTCTGTCTTGATGCCCTGCAGCGCGGGATTGATCTCTTTACCGGCTACGGCATGTCCGAGACCTGCCCGATCCTGACCATCTCGCATCTGACCCCTGAGATGCTGGAACTTTCCGCTGAGGAACAGGCGGTTATCCGCTGCAAGACCGGCCGTGCGCTGCCGCTGGTGGACCTGAAAATTGTGGATAGCACCCGGCAGGAGCAGCCCCGTGACGGCAAGAGCGCCGGCGAGATCGTGGTGCGGGCTCCCTGGCTGACCCAGGGCTACCTCAAGGATCACAAGGCCTCGGAACGGCTCTGGGAGGGCGGCTACCTGCATACCGGCGATGTGGCGGTGCGTGATGAAGCGGGGTACGTGCGAATTACCGATCGGACCAAGGATGTGCTGAAGGTATCGGGGGAGTGGGTCTCGTCACTGGAGCTGGAGGATATCATTGCCCACCACCCCGGCGTGGCCGAGGTGGCGGTGATCGGTCAGCCGGATGAGAAATGGGGGGAGCGCCCGCTGGCCCTGGTGGTGGCCAAGCCTGATAATGCAGTGACTGAGAAGGAACTGACCCATCTGGTGCGGGAATATGCCGATAAAGGGGTGGTCACCAAGCAGGTGGTGCTCTTGAAGGTCAAGCTGGTTGAGGCGATCGACAAGACCAGCGTGGGGAAGGTCAACAAGGTGGCGCTGCGGGAGAAGTATTTGTAA